The DNA region GTAAAACCATAGGAACGCATCCTCCCCTCCATCCGCGCTATCGGTGCCTCGCCGATGCTGCCCCGACGGTAGCTTCAGCACAAGCTGCGGCTGAACACGTTAGCGTGCTCACGCCAACGCGACCCGACTGGGATATGATAGGATATCCAAACAAGGAGGATAGCCTGTCGCAAGTCACCATTGGCAAGTGGGGAAAAAGCCTAGCCATTCGCCTCCCGGGCGAGAGATTGTGAAGGCCGCTGGGCTCAGCAATGGCGAGCGTCTCGAAATCGAAACGCATGACGGGGAAATCGTCATCCGCCGTGCGGTTCCGCGTTTCACCTTGGAGGAGCTGTTTCGCGGGAGGAGCCCGGCAGAGTGGCGAGCGGCCTATGCCGGAGCCTTTGATTGGGGGTCCTGATGTCGGTCGCGAAATCGTCGAGGAATGACGGCTTCGGAATATTTGCCCGACACGGGCGATCTGATCTGGACGGATTTCGACCCGACCAAAGGCCGGGAGCAGGCCGGTCAGCGCCCGGCCCTTGTGGTTTCTCCCGCCACCTTTACCCGAGAACACCGGCCTGGCGATCGTCTGCCCGATTACGTCGCGCGTGCGGCCGTTCCCGACCAGCGTCGTTCTACCTTCGAGATTGCCGATCGCCGGCGAAATCCTGACCAGCCACATCCGCAGCATCGATACTCAGGCCCGGCCAATTCGCTATGCCGGCGTCGCCGTCTCGCGCGAAATCGCGCGGCTGGTCCGGGCGAAACTCAATACTTTCATCATGATTTGAGAGTGCGGCCGCGACCCGGCGAAGGCAGATGTCGCCGCCGGTGCTCAGAACCGCGCGCCGGCAATCGGAGGCCGGCGACTTCGTTGCCGTCGGCGTCTACGGCGCACACTCGCTTGACGCGCCGCTGCTTGGCAGGCCGCTGGATTTTCTCCGGAAGTCATGAGCACGCCGGGGGCGCCTTCGCTGATCCGGTCTTCAGCGAGTCGAACTTCTCCACGTATTGCAAGACCACCCACACGTAGGCAGCGTGGCTCCACGTGAGCGGGGAGACCGAAAGAGGATAACCCTTTACGGGGTGCACCTGTTCCGCAAGAACCCCCGACGGGAGCGCATTCTTGGCGCACCACTCGAGGCAAGGCAAAGCTTCGTGAAGCTCCTCGAAATTCCCAGCACGAGCGACCAGGTATTCCCCCAGCCAGAGCATCGAGATGAACCAGGGGTTCCCGGGAACACTCTCCGGAACGTCGTCTTCCCGCTGATAACGATCGTTCTGATACCGCGCGAGGCCTCCGATCGGCGTCTCGAGCGTCAATTGCCGCCGCACCGCCTCCACCGTTGCAACGATCCGCGGATCGTCCAGAGGGAGCGCGCCGAGCGTCGCCAGCCCCAGGAGGCTGACGTCGATCACCTCGTCGAGTTCGTAGCCCGCTTCG from Vicinamibacteria bacterium includes:
- a CDS encoding type II toxin-antitoxin system PemK/MazF family toxin, with the translated sequence MWFLPPPLPENTGLAIVCPITSRVRPFPTSVVLPSRLPIAGEILTSHIRSIDTQARPIRYAGVAVSREIARLVRAKLNTFIMI